The following proteins are encoded in a genomic region of uncultured Ilyobacter sp.:
- a CDS encoding TAXI family TRAP transporter solute-binding subunit — MRNKSSVLVVFVLFLLGLMTGCGGETKEGAEGKKAENVFVTIATGGSSGAYFALGGAISNQLNQKVEGINSSVQSTGASAVNATLLGTEKVELAFAMNDVVSYAYTGTEVFEEKGKVENLRGVAALYPNFVQLITVEKTGIKEISDLKGKRVGVGAPGSGTEVNARQILKAHGISYDDIKADYLSYAEAVEQMKNGAVDAAFLTSGLPNSTIMDLSTTQDVKIIPIRKESVEKLAEEYPFYASEVIPAGTYDNEEDVETAAVQTLLVTRADLSDDLVYDITKTIFENLDALKETHSAANSIKLETVKKGMPIPLHPGAEKYFNEHK; from the coding sequence ATGAGAAATAAAAGTTCTGTATTAGTTGTGTTTGTTCTTTTTTTGTTAGGCTTAATGACTGGATGTGGTGGTGAAACAAAGGAGGGTGCAGAAGGTAAAAAGGCTGAAAATGTTTTTGTTACTATCGCAACAGGTGGAAGTTCTGGAGCATATTTTGCTTTGGGTGGAGCTATATCGAATCAGCTCAATCAAAAGGTTGAAGGGATTAATTCATCTGTACAGTCAACAGGAGCTTCTGCAGTTAATGCAACTTTGCTTGGGACTGAAAAAGTCGAGCTTGCTTTTGCTATGAATGACGTAGTTAGTTATGCATACACAGGAACAGAGGTATTTGAAGAAAAGGGTAAGGTAGAAAACCTAAGAGGAGTAGCTGCTCTTTATCCAAACTTTGTTCAACTTATAACAGTTGAAAAGACAGGGATTAAAGAAATTTCAGATTTAAAAGGAAAAAGAGTGGGAGTTGGAGCTCCTGGAAGTGGAACAGAGGTTAATGCACGACAAATATTGAAGGCTCATGGGATTTCTTATGACGACATAAAGGCAGATTATCTGTCATATGCAGAGGCAGTGGAGCAGATGAAAAATGGAGCTGTAGATGCGGCATTCCTTACTTCAGGTCTTCCAAATTCAACTATAATGGATTTGTCTACAACTCAAGACGTAAAAATTATACCGATAAGAAAAGAATCTGTTGAAAAGCTTGCAGAAGAGTATCCATTCTATGCTTCAGAAGTTATCCCTGCAGGGACTTATGACAATGAAGAAGATGTAGAGACAGCAGCAGTCCAGACACTTCTTGTGACAAGAGCAGACCTAAGTGATGACTTGGTATATGACATAACAAAAACTATATTTGAAAACCTAGACGCATTAAAAGAAACACACTCAGCTGCAAACAGTATAAAACTTGAAACAGTTAAAAAAGGTATGCCTATCCCACTTCACCCTGGGGCAGAAAAATATTTTAACGAGCACAAATAA
- a CDS encoding LytTR family DNA-binding domain-containing protein, whose protein sequence is MIRIFIVDDEKYIRNEIRYFLEKYSDIEICGESGDGDEALENIEKLKPDCVFMDINLQNNSGMLIARKISENKNHPLIVFATAYDHYAVQGFEVNAADYILKPFSEDRIKLTIDRIREKINNKNINKEEKGHNIENESGTSLEKLCIQKNNKLVLIDVNKIIFIKSEKNVILAHTLDSAYECSHSLKELESRLREDKFMRIHKSTIINVDYIEEIIPWFNYTYKIEVKGLKDCDLQVSRNYLKKFKNFFGI, encoded by the coding sequence ATGATTAGAATTTTTATCGTGGACGACGAAAAATATATAAGAAATGAAATTAGATATTTCTTAGAAAAATATAGTGATATTGAGATATGTGGAGAGAGTGGAGACGGTGATGAAGCCTTAGAAAACATAGAGAAATTAAAACCAGACTGTGTATTTATGGATATAAACCTTCAAAATAACAGTGGAATGTTGATAGCTAGAAAAATATCTGAAAATAAAAATCATCCATTGATTGTTTTTGCAACGGCATATGATCATTATGCTGTTCAGGGATTTGAAGTCAATGCGGCAGATTATATATTAAAACCTTTTTCAGAAGATAGGATAAAGCTTACCATTGACAGAATTAGGGAAAAAATAAATAATAAGAATATTAATAAAGAAGAAAAAGGTCATAATATTGAAAATGAAAGCGGCACATCTCTTGAAAAATTGTGTATTCAAAAAAATAATAAGTTAGTCTTGATAGATGTAAATAAAATAATTTTCATTAAATCAGAAAAGAATGTAATTTTGGCACATACTTTAGATTCTGCCTATGAATGCAGTCATTCTCTGAAGGAGCTGGAAAGCAGGTTAAGAGAAGATAAATTTATGAGAATACATAAGAGTACTATAATAAATGTAGATTATATAGAAGAGATCATCCCTTGGTTTAACTATACATATAAAATAGAAGTAAAAGGACTAAAAGACTGTGATTTACAAGTTAGCAGGAATTATTTAAAGAAATTTAAAAATTTTTTTGGAATTTGA
- a CDS encoding 4Fe-4S binding protein, with product MEEKVLVVKKGLCKGCEICVEFCPKDVLDMKDGRVNVKNISACIQCNMCGKLCPDYAIGIRRNG from the coding sequence GTGGAAGAAAAAGTACTTGTTGTAAAAAAAGGGTTGTGTAAGGGCTGTGAAATCTGTGTTGAATTCTGTCCAAAGGATGTTTTGGACATGAAAGATGGAAGAGTCAATGTTAAAAATATCAGCGCATGCATACAGTGTAATATGTGTGGTAAGCTATGTCCTGATTATGCTATCGGTATTAGGAGGAATGGATAA